One Falsihalocynthiibacter arcticus DNA segment encodes these proteins:
- a CDS encoding cobyrinate a,c-diamide synthase, translating into MTSGAILLAAPTSGAGKTTITLGLLRALRNAGIPVRGAKSGPDYIDPRFHEAAAGQTCLNLDAWAMSPDRIRALAAGDGPLLIEGAMGLFDGAPPSGKGSSADIARILAVPVVLIVDASKTAQSIAPLVAGFAGFASDVTIAGVILNRVGSARHEAMLRQALTPLGVPVLGAVHRSDALSRPSRHLGLVQAGEHPDLEAFLETAANEIGQAIDLNALLALARPPRPSNTATRLCPPAQRIAVAQDAAFAFAYPHMLSDWRASGAEIAFFSPLNNEAAPASDFLFLPGGYPELFAETLANAGIFKASIRTAAQKGTQIYGECGGYMALGEGLIDAKGARHEMLGLLPVETSFETRKLHLGYRDLYADAGPFNGHFKAHEFHYATTLRAQGTPLFEATDSEGNALPPMGLLQANICGSFAHIIDKN; encoded by the coding sequence GTGACATCTGGCGCGATCCTCCTCGCGGCTCCGACCTCAGGTGCGGGGAAAACCACGATCACTTTGGGCCTTTTGCGGGCACTCAGAAATGCGGGCATTCCCGTGCGCGGCGCGAAATCCGGCCCAGATTATATTGACCCCCGTTTTCACGAGGCCGCAGCAGGGCAAACCTGTCTGAACCTTGATGCATGGGCCATGTCCCCCGATCGCATCCGCGCTTTGGCCGCGGGCGACGGGCCGCTCCTGATTGAGGGCGCGATGGGCCTGTTCGACGGTGCGCCGCCCTCCGGTAAAGGGTCTAGTGCCGACATCGCGCGCATCCTCGCCGTGCCCGTTGTCTTGATCGTTGACGCCTCAAAAACCGCGCAATCGATCGCGCCTTTGGTGGCAGGCTTCGCAGGGTTTGCATCCGATGTGACTATCGCGGGTGTCATCCTCAATCGCGTGGGGTCCGCGCGGCACGAAGCCATGTTGCGTCAGGCGCTCACGCCCTTGGGAGTGCCCGTTTTAGGTGCGGTTCATCGTTCGGATGCGCTTTCGCGCCCCTCACGTCACCTTGGTTTGGTGCAAGCAGGTGAACACCCCGATTTGGAAGCGTTTCTTGAGACAGCAGCCAACGAAATCGGCCAGGCCATAGACCTCAACGCCCTCCTCGCTCTCGCGCGCCCTCCTCGCCCCTCAAATACCGCCACCCGCTTGTGCCCTCCCGCGCAACGCATCGCCGTGGCGCAGGATGCCGCCTTCGCCTTCGCCTACCCGCATATGTTGTCGGATTGGCGGGCTTCCGGCGCAGAGATCGCGTTTTTTTCGCCCTTGAATAACGAAGCGGCCCCCGCCTCTGACTTCCTTTTTCTCCCTGGTGGCTATCCGGAACTTTTTGCCGAAACCCTTGCGAATGCTGGTATTTTCAAGGCCTCCATCAGAACTGCCGCACAAAAAGGCACCCAAATCTACGGCGAATGCGGTGGTTATATGGCTTTGGGGGAAGGCTTGATTGATGCAAAGGGCGCGCGTCATGAAATGCTCGGCCTTTTGCCCGTTGAAACGAGCTTTGAAACCCGTAAACTGCATCTGGGTTACCGCGACCTGTATGCCGACGCGGGGCCATTTAACGGCCATTTCAAAGCCCATGAATTTCACTATGCAACGACGTTGCGCGCGCAAGGAACACCCCTGTTTGAAGCTACGGATTCCGAAGGAAACGCCCTGCCTCCGATGGGCCTTCTTCAGGCAAATATCTGCGGATCTTTTGCCCATATAATTGATAAAAACTGA
- the cobA gene encoding uroporphyrinogen-III C-methyltransferase, translated as MTDSTPRAASHSAVLPTGDWPELLPGWVWLCGAGPGDPGLMTLHGLNALQQADVIVYDALVQKDILAWARPDAELIYAGKRGGKPSAKQQDISLTLVDLAKAGRRVLRLKGGDPFVFGRGGEEAQTLVQHDVPVRIIPGISAGIGGLAYAGIPVTHRDVNQSVTFVTGHDQTGETTNLNWKAISQGSQVLVIYMGMKHIARIAGALLDAGRAADEPVAVVTEATTKNQQVLETTLENVVADIEASDLEPPAIICIGRSVKMRQVLDWQGMLEGKPARNLDPLGRGRPAEER; from the coding sequence ATGACTGATTCAACGCCACGCGCCGCTTCCCATTCTGCTGTTCTCCCGACGGGAGACTGGCCTGAACTTTTACCTGGATGGGTTTGGCTTTGTGGCGCTGGCCCCGGCGATCCTGGGCTAATGACTTTGCATGGCTTGAACGCGCTGCAACAGGCTGACGTGATTGTCTATGACGCGCTTGTTCAGAAGGATATTCTGGCCTGGGCACGCCCCGATGCCGAATTGATTTACGCAGGCAAGCGGGGCGGGAAACCCTCGGCAAAACAACAAGATATCTCCCTGACGCTTGTTGATTTGGCCAAAGCAGGACGGCGGGTTTTGCGGCTTAAAGGCGGCGACCCTTTTGTTTTTGGACGCGGTGGCGAAGAGGCGCAAACGCTGGTGCAACACGATGTTCCCGTGCGCATTATCCCCGGCATTTCGGCGGGAATTGGCGGGCTGGCTTATGCGGGCATTCCCGTGACCCACCGCGATGTAAACCAATCGGTGACCTTTGTGACGGGCCATGACCAGACGGGCGAAACAACCAATCTCAACTGGAAAGCCATTTCGCAAGGCTCGCAGGTTCTCGTTATTTATATGGGAATGAAACATATCGCGCGGATTGCAGGCGCCCTTCTTGATGCGGGGCGCGCGGCCGATGAACCCGTTGCCGTCGTCACCGAAGCCACGACGAAAAACCAGCAGGTCCTTGAAACCACGCTTGAAAATGTGGTCGCCGATATTGAAGCCAGCGATCTTGAGCCGCCCGCGATTATTTGCATTGGGCGTTCGGTTAAGATGCGGCAAGTTTTGGATTGGCAAGGGATGCTTGAGGGCAAACCCGCGCGCAACCTTGATCCGCTCGGGCGCGGTCGCCCCGCCGAAGAACGGTGA
- a CDS encoding cobalt-precorrin-5B (C(1))-methyltransferase, whose product MTLEPKELRRGWTTGACATAATKAALVHLWGGAFEEEVSITLPRGETPDFTLAETAFGTDWAEAAIIKDAGDDPDVTHGAMIRSRVTLGGHGIRFKAGAGVGTVTKPGLPIGVGEPAINPVPRQMMQDIVAEMAAKYGADPQVEIEISIDNGLEIAKKTWNPRLGIVGGLSVLGTTGVVRPFSCSAWIASIHRGIDVARATGLTHVAGCTGATSEKVVQGLYDLPLEAMLDMGDFAGGLLKYLRKHPVERVTIGGGIGKMVKLAQGAVDLHSGRSQVDFSRLAELCDDASICDMNTALQVYEKIGKPLANDVAREALLQIRKQLRDTPIQVDVVIIDRVGLVIGRAQE is encoded by the coding sequence ATGACATTAGAGCCCAAAGAATTGCGTCGTGGCTGGACCACGGGCGCCTGTGCGACCGCCGCGACCAAGGCGGCGTTGGTGCACCTATGGGGCGGGGCGTTCGAGGAGGAGGTCTCGATCACGCTTCCGCGCGGCGAGACACCGGATTTTACATTGGCAGAAACCGCATTTGGCACAGACTGGGCCGAGGCCGCGATTATCAAAGACGCGGGCGACGATCCCGATGTCACCCATGGCGCGATGATCCGGTCGCGCGTCACTTTGGGTGGCCACGGCATCCGTTTTAAGGCAGGGGCTGGCGTTGGAACCGTCACTAAGCCGGGCTTGCCGATTGGCGTAGGAGAACCTGCGATCAATCCGGTGCCGCGCCAAATGATGCAGGATATTGTGGCAGAAATGGCGGCGAAATACGGCGCCGACCCACAGGTTGAAATCGAAATATCCATTGATAATGGGTTGGAAATCGCCAAGAAAACATGGAATCCGCGCCTTGGGATTGTCGGCGGCCTTTCGGTTTTAGGCACGACGGGCGTTGTGCGCCCGTTCAGTTGCTCGGCGTGGATCGCCTCTATTCACCGTGGGATCGATGTGGCGCGGGCAACGGGGCTAACACATGTCGCAGGATGTACGGGGGCCACGAGCGAAAAAGTGGTGCAGGGCCTCTATGATCTCCCCCTGGAGGCGATGCTGGATATGGGCGATTTTGCGGGTGGATTGTTGAAATACTTGCGAAAGCATCCAGTAGAACGAGTCACGATTGGCGGTGGCATTGGCAAAATGGTAAAACTTGCGCAGGGGGCAGTTGATTTGCATTCTGGGCGCAGTCAGGTGGATTTCTCACGGCTGGCTGAATTATGTGACGATGCTAGTATATGCGACATGAATACGGCCTTGCAAGTCTATGAAAAAATAGGAAAACCTCTTGCAAATGATGTGGCGCGTGAGGCGTTACTCCAAATCCGAAAACAACTCCGAGACACGCCAATTCAGGTGGATGTGGTGATTATTGACCGTGTTGGTTTGGTGATTGGGCGGGCGCAAGAATGA
- a CDS encoding cobalt-precorrin-6A reductase, translating to MTKTLKILLLSGSGEARRLAEFLSRDQSVTVVSSLAGVTRQPTVLPVSTRIGGFGGYAAQRDYILGECFGAVIDATHPFAARISERTQEICSEISVPYLHIRRPEWQAVPEDDWTMIDNSAEAKDHIPAGSVVFLATGRSTLASFENLSEMTLICRQIDPPDSPFPYKNGRYLVGKPPFSVEDEVALFRDLDVDVLVVKNAGGEPSRTKLDAARLLGLPVLMLRRPPMLSGDHVETVSEALSWIKNLQEGSA from the coding sequence ATGACCAAAACACTGAAAATCCTCCTTCTTTCAGGGTCGGGAGAAGCGCGCCGTTTAGCAGAATTTTTGTCTCGGGATCAGAGTGTTACCGTGGTTTCTTCTTTGGCTGGTGTAACGCGGCAACCAACGGTTTTGCCGGTTAGCACACGTATCGGTGGGTTTGGCGGCTATGCGGCGCAGCGTGATTATATTTTGGGCGAATGTTTTGGCGCGGTTATAGACGCCACACATCCGTTTGCAGCACGGATTTCCGAGCGCACGCAAGAAATTTGCAGCGAAATTTCAGTGCCTTACCTGCATATTCGGCGGCCAGAGTGGCAGGCCGTACCAGAAGATGATTGGACGATGATCGACAACTCAGCCGAAGCGAAGGATCATATTCCAGCCGGATCTGTTGTATTTCTCGCGACGGGGCGCAGCACTTTGGCGTCGTTCGAAAATCTATCGGAAATGACATTGATTTGCCGGCAAATTGACCCGCCCGACAGTCCATTTCCGTATAAGAACGGGCGTTACCTCGTTGGAAAACCACCGTTTTCAGTAGAAGACGAGGTGGCGTTGTTTCGCGACTTGGATGTAGACGTGCTCGTCGTAAAGAACGCCGGCGGGGAGCCTAGCCGTACGAAGCTTGATGCGGCACGCCTTCTTGGTCTTCCGGTCTTGATGTTGCGCCGTCCACCGATGCTCTCGGGCGATCATGTGGAAACCGTTTCTGAGGCCCTTTCGTGGATTAAGAACCTCCAAGAAGGATCTGCATGA
- a CDS encoding DNA-3-methyladenine glycosylase family protein yields the protein MIIESLEDVERHAERLVALEPRFAPAYHATGPLPLRRRKDGFAALFDAIISQQVSVASANAISKRLKDAKMMGPRKIIAASDAELRDLGLSRQKVRYARALAEARIDYAALRTASSDDVIKTLTEVPGIGAWTAEIYTMFSLGHADVFAPGDLALQESARLLFGLPDRPKERAFREMAEAWSPHRAVAARLLWAYYHIAKQREGIR from the coding sequence ATGATAATAGAAAGTTTGGAAGATGTTGAAAGACATGCAGAGAGGCTTGTCGCGCTTGAGCCACGGTTCGCACCTGCCTATCATGCGACAGGGCCGCTTCCTTTGCGCCGTAGGAAAGACGGGTTTGCCGCGCTGTTTGATGCCATCATTAGCCAACAAGTGAGCGTTGCCTCCGCGAATGCAATTTCAAAACGGCTGAAAGACGCAAAAATGATGGGGCCGCGCAAAATCATCGCGGCCAGCGACGCAGAATTGCGCGACCTTGGCTTGAGTCGTCAAAAGGTGCGCTATGCCCGTGCCCTAGCGGAGGCGCGGATCGATTACGCCGCATTGCGCACGGCATCCAGCGATGACGTCATCAAAACCCTCACCGAAGTTCCTGGAATTGGCGCGTGGACCGCCGAGATTTATACAATGTTTTCATTGGGTCACGCGGATGTCTTCGCACCAGGAGATTTGGCGCTTCAGGAAAGTGCGCGCTTGCTCTTTGGTCTGCCGGACCGCCCAAAAGAGCGTGCATTTCGCGAAATGGCCGAAGCATGGTCGCCCCATCGGGCGGTTGCGGCGCGGCTGCTCTGGGCCTATTACCACATAGCAAAACAACGAGAAGGCATCCGATGA
- a CDS encoding HNH endonuclease: protein MDGDFRTEFTREPGKLKQHPALVLNADYRPLSYYPLSLWPWQEAIKAAYLDRVDIVAEYDHVVHSPSMEIRVPSVVVLKEYVRPKASVAFTRFNLFLRDEFKCQYCGARGDLTFDHVIPRAAGGITSWQNVVAACSPCNLKKGSKSLRQSTMHLRKTPCQPEVAQMQNTGRKFPPNFLHDSWMDFLYWDTELDA from the coding sequence ATGGACGGCGATTTTCGAACTGAATTCACCCGTGAACCGGGAAAACTAAAACAGCATCCTGCATTGGTTTTGAATGCGGATTATCGGCCTCTTTCTTATTATCCTTTGTCCCTGTGGCCATGGCAAGAAGCCATCAAGGCTGCCTACCTTGATCGCGTTGATATTGTTGCGGAATATGACCATGTTGTGCATAGCCCGTCGATGGAAATTCGCGTGCCCTCGGTCGTGGTTTTAAAGGAATATGTCCGCCCGAAAGCGAGCGTTGCTTTCACTCGTTTTAACCTGTTTTTGCGGGATGAGTTTAAGTGCCAATATTGTGGCGCGCGTGGGGACCTTACGTTTGACCATGTGATTCCACGAGCGGCAGGCGGAATCACCAGTTGGCAAAATGTTGTGGCGGCCTGTTCGCCCTGCAACCTGAAAAAGGGCAGTAAATCTTTGCGCCAGTCGACGATGCATCTCAGAAAAACGCCCTGTCAGCCAGAAGTGGCTCAAATGCAAAACACCGGCCGCAAATTCCCACCGAATTTCCTGCATGATAGCTGGATGGATTTTCTGTATTGGGACACCGAATTAGACGCTTAA
- a CDS encoding radical SAM protein, whose amino-acid sequence MKNQSTHATSTHTANIGKFQDPFVTAKGDDRAQVALTNPETLWFNTGTLCNIACVNCYIDSSPKNDALVYISADEVSAYLAQLVTRKWGAREIGFTGGEPFMNPEMIEILTRSLDAGYEVLVLTNAMQPMMRPAMQQGIKSLVSKYRDKLTFRISLDHYDMKNHDDVRGAGAYTRTLEGMAWLSEQNAQIASAGRMMWDETEAQSRAGYGDLFLAHGFAIDAQNPSQCVLFPEMDENVEVPEITMACWDILNVSPTSVMCSSSRMVVKRRGAEKPAVLACTLLPYSPEFELGETLEQSEKSVQLNHPHCAKFCVLGGASCSG is encoded by the coding sequence ATGAAAAATCAGTCGACACACGCTACGTCCACCCACACCGCGAACATTGGGAAATTTCAAGATCCTTTTGTGACCGCCAAAGGCGACGATCGTGCGCAGGTTGCCCTCACCAATCCGGAAACTCTTTGGTTTAACACGGGAACGCTGTGCAACATTGCTTGTGTGAACTGCTATATCGACAGTTCGCCCAAGAATGATGCATTGGTTTACATTTCAGCCGATGAGGTGAGCGCGTACTTGGCGCAACTGGTCACGCGCAAATGGGGCGCTCGCGAGATCGGATTCACAGGTGGCGAGCCCTTTATGAATCCAGAAATGATCGAGATTTTGACCCGCAGCTTGGACGCGGGGTATGAGGTTTTGGTCCTGACGAATGCGATGCAGCCGATGATGCGGCCAGCGATGCAACAAGGGATTAAATCGCTGGTTTCCAAATACAGAGACAAGCTGACATTTCGCATTTCCCTCGATCACTACGACATGAAAAACCATGACGATGTGCGCGGGGCCGGCGCATATACGCGCACCCTTGAGGGCATGGCATGGCTCAGCGAGCAAAACGCGCAAATCGCCAGCGCGGGACGCATGATGTGGGACGAAACCGAAGCGCAATCCCGCGCGGGATACGGCGACCTTTTCCTCGCGCATGGTTTTGCCATCGACGCCCAAAACCCCTCTCAATGTGTTTTGTTTCCCGAGATGGATGAAAACGTCGAAGTTCCTGAAATTACAATGGCTTGCTGGGATATCTTAAACGTATCACCAACCAGTGTGATGTGCTCAAGCTCTCGCATGGTTGTGAAACGCAGAGGGGCAGAAAAGCCTGCCGTTTTGGCCTGTACACTCCTGCCCTATTCGCCCGAATTTGAGCTCGGCGAAACACTAGAACAGTCCGAGAAAAGCGTGCAGCTCAACCATCCGCATTGTGCGAAATTCTGTGTACTTGGTGGCGCAAGCTGTTCGGGCTAA
- the zwf gene encoding glucose-6-phosphate dehydrogenase, whose product MVSRVIPVEDFDLVIFGGTGDLARRKILPGLYRRYRSGQMPEGARIIGAARQDQDSAVYRKLIGAAIKEFVPEKYRDSKSIAGFLELISYIVIDAQGAGGWSDLKKLTRKDVVKAFYFSVAPSLFGDLAERLHTYKIADSQSRIVVEKPFGRDLASAKALNAVLAEHFDESQIYRIDHYLGKETVQNLMAVRFGNILFEPLWNSQYVDHIQITAAETVAVGSRGAYYDKSGAMRDMVQNHLMQLLCLIAMEPPNEFEPDAVRDEKLKVIRALDPVNSSDIVRGRYEANKDGPSYLEESGNPDSSTESFIAMKVNISNWRWKGTPIYLRTGKRLRARTSEIAVVFKDPPHSIFGKQEGRRGNVLAIRLQPNEGMTLRVTIKEPGPGGMRLMEVPLDMSFADALGADAEDTPDAYERLIMDVIRGNQTLFMRGDEVEAAWAWTDPIINEWQERGDMPKSYDSGSSGPEDALMLLHKDGRRWREIKE is encoded by the coding sequence ATGGTTTCGCGCGTCATCCCAGTGGAAGATTTCGATTTAGTTATTTTTGGTGGCACGGGCGATCTTGCCCGGCGCAAAATTCTCCCGGGTCTTTATCGTCGCTATAGGTCAGGGCAAATGCCCGAAGGGGCGCGGATTATTGGCGCAGCGCGTCAGGATCAGGATAGCGCGGTCTATCGTAAACTTATCGGTGCCGCGATCAAAGAGTTCGTACCCGAAAAATATCGTGATTCCAAATCGATAGCGGGTTTTCTGGAACTTATCTCTTATATTGTGATAGACGCACAGGGCGCCGGCGGCTGGAGTGATCTTAAAAAGCTGACCCGCAAAGACGTGGTGAAGGCGTTCTATTTTTCGGTCGCACCGAGTTTGTTTGGTGATTTGGCCGAGCGTTTGCACACGTATAAAATCGCAGATAGCCAGAGTCGGATTGTGGTGGAAAAGCCATTTGGCCGCGATTTGGCCTCGGCGAAGGCGCTGAATGCTGTCTTGGCCGAGCATTTTGATGAAAGCCAGATTTACCGCATCGACCATTATTTGGGCAAAGAGACCGTTCAAAACCTCATGGCTGTTCGGTTTGGTAACATTTTGTTTGAGCCACTTTGGAACAGCCAATATGTCGATCACATTCAGATCACCGCTGCGGAAACCGTCGCCGTTGGCAGCCGCGGAGCTTATTACGATAAATCCGGTGCCATGCGGGACATGGTTCAAAACCACTTGATGCAGCTTTTGTGTTTGATCGCAATGGAGCCGCCAAACGAGTTTGAGCCAGACGCCGTGCGCGACGAAAAACTCAAGGTTATCCGCGCGCTCGACCCTGTCAATTCGAGTGACATCGTGCGCGGGCGCTACGAGGCCAACAAGGACGGTCCGTCCTATCTTGAGGAATCGGGAAATCCGGATAGCAGTACCGAGAGTTTTATCGCCATGAAGGTGAATATTTCCAATTGGCGTTGGAAGGGTACACCGATTTATCTGCGGACGGGCAAACGCTTGCGGGCGCGCACCAGTGAAATCGCCGTTGTTTTCAAAGACCCACCACATTCTATTTTCGGCAAACAAGAAGGGCGTCGCGGCAATGTTTTGGCGATCCGCCTTCAGCCAAACGAGGGCATGACCCTGCGTGTGACCATCAAAGAACCTGGTCCCGGCGGCATGCGTTTGATGGAAGTGCCCCTCGATATGAGCTTCGCCGACGCGCTTGGTGCCGATGCAGAAGATACGCCCGATGCCTATGAGCGGCTGATTATGGACGTGATCCGTGGCAACCAAACCCTCTTTATGCGCGGCGATGAAGTTGAAGCAGCTTGGGCGTGGACAGACCCGATCATCAACGAATGGCAGGAGCGTGGGGACATGCCAAAATCCTATGATTCCGGAAGCTCGGGGCCTGAAGATGCTTTAATGTTGTTACATAAAGACGGGCGTCGCTGGAGAGAGATTAAAGAATGA
- the pgl gene encoding 6-phosphogluconolactonase: MKFVEYSSREALMTGLASHIAQELTAEIAETGSAALAVPGGSTPGPIFDALSQVDLPWEKVSVLLGDERWVPETSERSNTALLRRRLLQNKAARATLLPLYAPADRPEDRLNELSQAIENVLPLSVCVMGMGADMHTVSIFPEADLLAEAFAADAPVLLPMRAPGAPEPRITLTARVLAGSKHRHILITGAEKRAALERAILINDPMKAPICAVLSGATIHWAD; encoded by the coding sequence ATGAAGTTTGTCGAATATTCCTCACGCGAGGCCTTAATGACGGGCCTTGCGTCGCACATCGCACAAGAGCTTACGGCCGAGATTGCGGAGACAGGATCAGCGGCGCTCGCTGTCCCAGGTGGTTCGACGCCGGGTCCAATATTTGACGCACTTTCTCAGGTGGATTTGCCGTGGGAAAAGGTCTCGGTTCTGCTTGGGGACGAACGTTGGGTTCCCGAGACGAGTGAGCGCTCAAACACGGCTCTTTTGCGTCGTCGGTTGTTGCAAAACAAAGCTGCAAGGGCAACACTTTTGCCGCTTTATGCTCCCGCAGATCGGCCTGAGGATCGCCTTAACGAACTTTCCCAAGCTATTGAAAATGTACTCCCTTTATCTGTTTGCGTGATGGGGATGGGCGCGGACATGCATACGGTGAGTATTTTCCCTGAAGCGGATCTATTGGCCGAGGCGTTTGCCGCTGATGCCCCGGTCCTTTTACCGATGCGCGCCCCCGGTGCTCCCGAACCACGGATCACCCTAACGGCCCGTGTTTTGGCTGGATCAAAGCACCGTCATATCCTGATTACGGGCGCGGAAAAGCGGGCGGCGCTTGAACGTGCCATTCTTATTAATGACCCCATGAAAGCGCCAATCTGCGCGGTTTTATCTGGGGCCACAATCCATTGGGCGGACTAA